In Erigeron canadensis isolate Cc75 chromosome 1, C_canadensis_v1, whole genome shotgun sequence, a single window of DNA contains:
- the LOC122582351 gene encoding uncharacterized protein LOC122582351, which yields MGKSIPFSSKLQDVAARIITSDRMKPQSKRPKPVAFQTRVGPPLEPAKPKRITRLAVQQQKQQEEEKQQQQKQRLKTLAEISNRRIPLSEVVSDCSMRWFGETLLAAENGDVNMQVLVGQMYYSGYGTPKDAQKGREWIKAASRSRSSVWKVGYKPPGYNASDSDSDEVKTEGKQT from the exons atggGAAAATCAATTCCATTTTCGTCAAAACTTCAAGACGTCGCTGCGAGAATCATAACATCCGATCGAATGAAACCCCAATCCAAACGCCCTAAACCCGTCGCTTTCCAGACCCGGGTTGGCCCGCCACTCGAACCCGCCAAACCCAAACGGATCACCCGGCTCGCtgtacaacaacaaaaacaacaagaagaagaaaaacaacaGCAACAAAAACAGAGGTTGAAGACACTGGCAGAAATCTCAAACCGTCGGATCCCTTTGTCGGAGGTTGTGTCGGATTGCTCGATGCGGTGGTTTGGAGAAACGCTTTTGGCGGCTGAAAATGGTGATGTGAATATGCAGGTGTTGGTGGGTCAGATGTATTATAGTGGTTATGGCACTCCTAAAGATGCACAAAAG GGACGAGAATGGATTAAGGCAGCTTCCAGGAGCCGTAGCTCGGTTTGGAAAGTTGGCTATAAACCTCCAG GTTACAATGCTAGCGACTCGGATTCAGATGAAGTGAAGACTGAAGGAAAACAGACCTAA
- the LOC122585970 gene encoding copper transport protein CCH — MGNVVELKVGLHCEECIKMILKAIKKIQDIETYDIDTRLNKVTVTGNVTNEQVMKVLQKIGKQATIWGQDSTSSY; from the exons ATGGGAAAT GTGGTAGAATTGAAGGTGGGTTTACATTGTGAAGAATGCATTAAGATGATCTTAAAGGCCATTAAGAAAATCCAAG ATATTGAGACGTATGATATCGATACACGATTGAACAAGGTGACTGTTACGGGAAATGTAACAAATGAACAGGTTATGAAAGTTCTACAAAAGATAGGGAAGCAAGCGACTATTTGGGGACAAGATTCAACTTCAAGTTACTAA
- the LOC122586023 gene encoding PRA1 family protein B1-like, with the protein MAGPPSSIPMTTTTTIHPSPIGTTALRSFITRLSSSLRQSLSQNRPWTELIDRTSISRPDSFSDATTRIRKNFSYFRANYTTILGIIISISLLTHPISLLTLFVLLAAWIFLYLFRPTDYPVILFGRTFSDRETLVLLVLSTVIVVFLTNVGSLIISALLVGLVILCVHGAFKVPEDLFLDDQEPVNVGFLSFLGGATSSAVAAAAPAVPRV; encoded by the coding sequence ATGGCAGGACCGCCATCATCCATCCCAatgaccaccaccacaaccataCACCCAAGCCCGATAGGCACAACCGCCCTTCGTTCATTCATCACCCGTCTCTCCTCCTCTCTACGCCAATCCTTGTCCCAAAACCGCCCATGGACAGAACTCATAGACCGCACCTCCATCTCACGCCCCGATTCTTTCTCCGATGCCACAACCCGCATTCGCAAAAACTTCTCATATTTTCGTGCCAATTACACAACCATTCTTGGCATTATAATTTCCATATCTCTCCTCACACACCCCATTTCTCTCCTCACCCTTTTTGTCCTTTTGGCTGCATGGATCTTTCTTTACCTTTTTCGACCCACGGATTACCCTGTCATTCTCTTTGGGCGTACGTTTTCTGACCGTGAAACCCTCGTGTTGTTGGTCCTTTCAACTGTTATTGTTGTGTTTTTAACAAATGTTGGATCACTCATTATCTCGGCTCTTTTGGTTGGTTTAGTGATTCTTTGTGTACATGGGGCATTTAAGGTTCCTGAAGATTTGTTTTTGGATGATCAAGAACCGGTTAATGTTGGTTTCCTTTCGTTCCTTGGTGGCGCCACGTCTTCTGCTGTGGCCGCCGCTGCTCCTGCTGTCCCACGcgtttga
- the LOC122585240 gene encoding probable leucine-rich repeat receptor-like protein kinase IMK3 has product MESNFTLQKYPFQTTLPYDHSCDFQKYPSQKTLHFSTKTASLDQCNNKKKQIWNKNTHYFTLIVHLLIFTFPFVVSSQSWDGIIVTESNLEALESLKQELIDPNGFLKSWNDSGYGACSGGWEGIKCAHGQVIVIQLPWRGLGGQLTSKIGQFQALRKLSLHDNAIGGSIPKELGFLPNLRGIQLYNNKFTGSIPPTLGSCTLLQNLDFSNNSLMGQIPDSFENCSMLFNVNLSFNSLSNSIPLSLTQSKSLMFLSLQYNNFSGVIPDSWGGEGNGSKSVVKSLTFDHNFFTGKIPVSLSKLTELEHISFSHNKLNEKIPNELGKLVNLRSLDLSYNSINGSIPFDFSSLTSLTSLNLAHNNITGQIPIFLGSQINVAFLNVSYNNLSGQVPMQLSKKFDPSAFVGNLDLCGYSPSTMCPTSPAESRRHRNGNTREKYLIVGVALIAALLLLCIVFLCCLLKKRNTMKQKDSEKGVVGTKKGVAASKNTDEAVAGDGGGKLVHFEGGMEFTADDLLCATAEIMGKSTYGTVYKATLVEGNQVAVKRLRERITKSPKDFQNEVNSIGKIRHQNLLAMRAYYMGPKGEKLLVFDYMPKGSLASFLHARGPNTPVDWPTRMGIAKGMTRGLLNLHTVQNIIHGNLTSNNVLLDDDLNPKIADFGLSRLMTTAANSNVIATAGALGYRAPELSKLKKATTKTDIYSLGVIMLELLTGKSPGEAEDGVDLPQWVASIVKEEWTNEVFDLELMKDASAIGDELLNTLKLALHCVDPSPSARPEAQLVLQQLEQIRPDTPTSSGDDGGGAGPSMG; this is encoded by the exons ATGGAGTCCAACTTTACTTTACAAAAATACCCTTTTCAAACAACCTTACCTTATGACCATTCCTGTGATTTCCAAAAATACCCATCTCAAAAAACACttcatttttcaacaaaaacTGCATCTTTAGACCAATGCaacaacaaaaagaaacaaatatggaacaaaaacacacactatTTCACCTTAATAGTACACCTACTAATTTTCACTTTCCCTTTTGTTGTTTCATCACAATCGTGGGATGGAATCATAGTCACAGAATCAAACCTTGAAGCACTAGAATCTTTAAAACAAGAACTCATTGACCCAAATGGTTTCTTGAAAAGCTGGAATGATAGTGGCTATGGTGCTTGTTCTGGTGGTTGGGAAGGCATCAAGTGTGCTCATGGTCAAGTTATTGTCATACAGCTACCATGGAGAGGTTTAGGTGGTCAACTCACTTCAAAAATTGGTCAGTTTCAAGCACTTAGAAAACTTAGTCTTCATGATAATGCCATAGGTGGTTCAATACCAAAAGAGTTGGGTTTCTTGCCAAATCTTAGAGGGATTCAGTTATACAACAACAAATTTACAGGTTCAATCCCACCTACATTGGGTTCATGCACATTGCTTCAAAATCTTGACTTTAGTAATAATTCTTTGATGGGTCAAATTCCTGATTCCTTTGAGAACTGCAGTATGCTTTTTAATGTCAATTTGAGTTTCAATTCAttgtcaaattccattcctttgTCACTTACACAATCCAAATCTCTTATGTTTTTGTCACTTCAATACAACAACTTTTCAGGGGTGATTCCTGATTCCTGGGGTGGTGAGGGAAATGGTAGTAAATCAGTGGTCAAATCTTTGACCTTTGACCATAATTTCTTCACTGGAAAGATTCCTGTCTCTTTAAGCAAATTGACTGAACTTGAACATATTTCATTTAGCCATAACAAACTTAATGAGAAAATCCCAAATGAACTTGGGAAGCTTGTTAATTTAAGAAGCTTGGATCTTTCTTATAACTCAATTAATGGCAGCATACCTTTTGACTTTTCTAGTTTGACTTCACTCACTTCATTGAACTTAGCTCATAACAATATCACTGGTCAAATTCCTATTTTCTTAGGTAGTCAAATAAATGTTGCATTCTTGAATGTGTCATACAACAATCTTTCTGGTCAAGTCCCAATGCAACTTTCTAAAAAATTTGATCCAAGTGCTTTTGTTGGTAATCTTGATCTTTGTGGCTATAGCCCTTCAACCATGTGTCCGACATCTCCAGCGGAAAGCCGCCGCCACCGGAACGGTAACACCAGAGAGAAGTATCTCATTGTTGGTGTAGCTTTAATAGCAGCTTTGCTGTTACTTTGCATTGTATTTTTGTGTTGCTtgttaaagaaaagaaacacaATGAAACAAAAGGATAGTGAAAAGGGTGTTGTAGGCACTAAAAAGGGGGTTGCGGCTAGCAAGAATACGGATGAGGCGGTGGCGGGAGACGGTGGTGGGAAACTAGTGCATTTTGAAGGTGGAATGGAGTTCACAGCTGATGATCTTTTGTGTGCAACAGCAGAGATAATGGGAAAAAGTACTTATGGAACTGTTTACAAGGCTACATTAGTGGAAGGGAATCAAGTGGCTGTGAAGAGATTAAGAGAAAGAATTACAAAGAGTCCAAAGGATTTTCAAAATGAAGTTAATTCAATTGGGAAAATTAGGCATCAAAATTTATTGGCAATGAGGGCTTATTACATGGGTCCGAAAGGGGAGAAGCTACTTGTTTTTGATTATATGCCTAAAGGAAGCCTTGCTTCATTCCTCCATG CCCGAGGACCCAATACACCGGTTGATTGGCCAACACGAATGGGAATAGCGAAAGGAATGACAAGAGGCTTACTCAACCTCCACACAGTTCAAAACATTATCCATGGAAACCTAACATCAAACAATGTTCTTCTTGATGACGATCTAAACCCAAAGATTGCAGATTTTGGGTTGTCACGGCTAATGACGACAGCTGCAAACTCGAACGTGATTGCAACTGCTGGTGCACTTGGGTATCGGGCACCTGAGCTTTCCAAGCTGAAAAAAGCCACCACCAAGACAGATATATACAGTCTTGGTGTCATTATGTTGGAACTTCTAACTGGAAAATCACCAGGAGAGGCAGAGGATGGTGTTGATTTACCACAATGGGTGGCTTCGATAGTGAAGGAAGAGTGGACTAATGAAGTTTTTGATTTGGAACTGATGAAAGATGCTTCTGCCATTGGTGATGAATTGTTGAATACGCTGAAATTGGCTTTGCATTGTGTTGATCCATCCCCGTCTGCTCGTCCAGAGGCTCAATTAGTTCTTCAGCAGCTGGAACAGATTAGACCAGACACCCCCACAAGTTctggtgatgatggtggtggcgctGGCCCATCAATGGGGTGA